In Nitratiruptor sp. YY09-18, a single window of DNA contains:
- the prfB gene encoding peptide chain release factor 2 — MDSYEYSELLKKLENKIENIKNIIKPDQIEKRIAEIEKLENDPNFWNDAKKAGEIQKEKNRLSRILAKYNEAKNAVEESKELFEMASEEEDSETLAMLFEEAPALEEKVNKVEIETMLSGENDDKNAIISIHPGAGGTESQDWASILYRMYLRWAERHGFKVEVLDYQEGEEAGIKDVSFIIKGENAYGYLKTENGIHRLVRISPFDSNARRHTSFASVMVSPEVDDDIDIVIEDKDIRVDTYRASGAGGQHVNKTDSAIRITHIPTGIVVQCQNDRSQHKNRATAMKMLKSRLYELELEKKKAEQEGIEKSEIGWGHQIRSYVLAPYQQVKDNRSNKAYSNVEAILDGDIDKIIEDVLIAEAQKEENH; from the coding sequence TTGGATAGCTACGAATATAGTGAACTTCTCAAAAAACTTGAAAACAAAATAGAAAATATCAAAAACATTATCAAACCCGATCAGATAGAAAAACGTATCGCAGAAATTGAAAAGCTTGAAAATGATCCCAACTTTTGGAACGATGCGAAGAAAGCGGGAGAGATACAAAAAGAAAAAAACCGACTTTCCCGCATTTTAGCAAAGTATAACGAAGCAAAAAATGCAGTCGAAGAGAGCAAAGAGCTTTTTGAGATGGCGAGTGAAGAGGAAGATAGTGAAACTCTTGCAATGCTTTTTGAAGAGGCTCCAGCTTTAGAAGAGAAGGTGAACAAAGTAGAGATTGAAACAATGCTCAGTGGTGAAAATGATGATAAAAATGCAATTATCTCTATACACCCAGGAGCTGGAGGAACTGAGTCACAGGATTGGGCGAGCATCCTCTATCGCATGTATCTGCGCTGGGCAGAACGCCATGGATTTAAGGTGGAAGTGCTTGATTATCAAGAGGGTGAAGAGGCAGGCATCAAGGATGTGAGTTTTATCATAAAGGGTGAAAATGCCTACGGATACCTCAAAACTGAAAACGGCATCCACCGCTTGGTGCGCATTAGCCCATTTGACTCAAATGCTAGACGCCATACATCTTTTGCCTCAGTTATGGTGAGCCCTGAAGTAGATGATGATATCGATATTGTAATAGAGGACAAAGATATTAGAGTAGATACATACCGTGCAAGTGGTGCAGGTGGACAGCATGTGAATAAAACAGATTCAGCTATTCGCATCACTCACATCCCTACAGGTATCGTGGTACAGTGTCAAAATGACCGTAGCCAGCACAAAAACCGTGCAACTGCAATGAAAATGCTCAAATCTCGCCTCTATGAATTAGAACTTGAGAAGAAAAAAGCTGAACAAGAGGGAATAGAAAAGAGTGAAATTGGATGGGGACATCAAATCCGCAGCTACGTCCTTGCTCCCTACCAACAGGTCAAAGACAACCGTAGTAACAAAGCCTACTCTAATGTAGAAGCTATTCTAGATGGTGATATCGATAAAATAATTGAAGATGTACTCATTGCCGAAGCACAAAAAGAGGAGAATCATTAA
- a CDS encoding UDP-N-acetylglucosamine--N-acetylmuramyl-(pentapeptide) pyrophosphoryl-undecaprenol N-acetylglucosamine transferase, which produces MKLLITGGGTGGHLSIAKAIKTELNSRGLEPVFVGSTAGQDREWFENDSGWEVCYFLPSSGVVNKRGLQKGAAALNILKLSWQCREIFKKHKIEAVLSVGGYSAAPASLAAITLRTPLFIHEQNAILGRLNRLLQPLSKELFNSFIPPFYPYPTHPDFFAKRRIRKSVETVLFLGGSQGAKQINNIAISLAPLLHKRGIAIIHQTGKQDFERIKQFYEEQNIAAEVFAFDKNIASKMSRADLAIARAGASSLWELAANALPAVFVPYPYAAANHQYYNAKFFVDKGAGYLYNSNEDIIALLDSSVEDVSQKLIQITKPEGAKIIVDRILEAI; this is translated from the coding sequence GTGAAGCTCCTTATCACTGGCGGTGGAACAGGCGGCCATCTTTCTATTGCAAAAGCTATCAAAACTGAGCTCAACTCCAGAGGTTTAGAGCCTGTGTTTGTAGGATCCACTGCTGGACAAGATAGGGAGTGGTTTGAAAACGATAGCGGCTGGGAGGTGTGCTACTTCTTGCCAAGTAGTGGAGTTGTGAATAAAAGGGGATTGCAAAAAGGTGCAGCCGCACTCAATATCCTTAAACTCTCATGGCAGTGTCGAGAAATTTTCAAAAAACACAAAATTGAAGCAGTGCTCAGTGTAGGTGGCTATTCAGCTGCTCCAGCATCTCTTGCTGCAATTACTCTGCGTACTCCACTCTTTATCCATGAACAAAATGCGATTCTTGGCCGCCTCAATAGGCTCTTGCAGCCACTGAGCAAAGAGCTCTTCAACTCCTTCATACCACCATTTTACCCCTATCCCACACACCCAGATTTTTTTGCAAAGAGGCGCATCCGTAAAAGTGTAGAAACAGTGCTCTTTTTGGGTGGAAGTCAAGGAGCAAAGCAGATCAACAATATTGCAATCTCTCTGGCTCCACTACTGCACAAAAGAGGTATAGCAATTATCCATCAAACTGGGAAGCAAGATTTTGAGAGAATAAAACAGTTTTATGAAGAGCAAAATATTGCAGCTGAAGTTTTTGCCTTTGATAAAAATATCGCATCAAAGATGAGCAGAGCTGATCTAGCAATTGCGCGTGCAGGAGCAAGTTCCTTGTGGGAACTGGCTGCAAATGCCTTGCCAGCAGTATTTGTACCCTACCCTTACGCAGCAGCAAATCATCAATATTACAATGCAAAATTTTTTGTTGATAAGGGCGCAGGATATCTGTATAACTCCAACGAAGATATTATTGCACTTCTAGATAGCTCTGTTGAAGATGTTAGTCAAAAACTTATACAGATTACAAAGCCAGAGGGTGCCAAGATTATAGTTGATCGCATTTTAGAAGCTATTTGA
- a CDS encoding GGDEF domain-containing protein — MDCKKLLLAKEIEGEGHNEFVAQIAKKTLSYLAKHKIPITPTNYQEWFFVICKALTENHHLSDKNLQILHDKYFKEDPLIEDIEEIKELSVSLKSLAQGSEKALDKFEDNITAHSSYIDESIEAIDEQDKSKMAQLKDKIAHLEAENQKLKKFLEQNRKKLEFIEEKFVKQKQEAERDALTGLLNRRAFDIDIEKLHELNASYSILILDIDNFKKINDTYGHLVGDEILKVMGEILENYLRQNTKAYRYGGEEFVILLPNGDFKAAKIVGERLRDVIENRDYKVEQNGYIHFTASFGGTQRQEGDSVKDVIKRADEALYQAKKEGKNRVVIK; from the coding sequence ATGGATTGTAAAAAACTCCTCCTTGCTAAAGAGATAGAGGGAGAGGGACATAATGAATTTGTTGCACAGATAGCTAAAAAAACTCTCTCATATCTGGCAAAACACAAGATTCCTATCACGCCTACCAACTACCAGGAGTGGTTTTTTGTCATCTGTAAGGCTCTTACAGAAAATCATCACCTCAGTGACAAAAACCTCCAGATTCTCCATGATAAATATTTCAAAGAGGATCCTCTCATCGAAGATATTGAAGAGATCAAAGAGCTCTCAGTGAGCTTGAAATCTTTGGCGCAAGGGAGTGAAAAAGCTCTTGATAAGTTTGAAGATAATATCACCGCACACTCAAGCTACATCGATGAGAGTATCGAAGCGATTGATGAGCAAGATAAATCAAAAATGGCCCAGCTCAAAGATAAAATTGCGCATTTAGAGGCAGAGAATCAAAAACTCAAAAAGTTTCTTGAACAAAACCGCAAAAAGTTGGAATTTATAGAAGAAAAATTTGTCAAACAGAAGCAAGAAGCTGAGCGTGATGCTTTGACAGGTCTTTTGAATAGACGTGCATTTGATATAGATATAGAAAAACTTCACGAACTCAATGCTTCTTATAGCATACTCATTCTTGATATCGATAATTTTAAAAAGATTAATGATACCTATGGACATCTTGTGGGAGATGAGATTCTAAAAGTCATGGGAGAGATTCTTGAGAATTATTTGCGTCAAAATACAAAAGCCTATCGCTATGGAGGAGAGGAGTTTGTAATTCTCTTGCCAAATGGCGATTTCAAAGCAGCCAAAATTGTGGGTGAGAGACTCCGTGATGTGATTGAGAATAGAGACTATAAAGTTGAGCAAAATGGATATATCCATTTTACTGCGAGTTTTGGTGGAACGCAGCGTCAAGAAGGTGATAGTGTAAAAGATGTGATAAAAAGAGCAGATGAGGCGCTCTACCAGGCTAAAAAAGAGGGGAAAAACAGAGTAGTTATCAAATAG
- the panC gene encoding pantoate--beta-alanine ligase translates to MKLVHSPQELKSLRKTLKGSVGFVPTMGALHEGHLSLIKRSKLENDHTIVSIFVNPTQFLPGEDFEKYPRRYEADKKICEIAGVDLLFMPTPQDMYEKDEVGMYAPKIKGYILEGHFRPGHFDGVLQVVNKLLHITNPTRAYFGKKDAQQLYLVQKMVREFFLDTQIVPCDIVRDQDGLALSSRNVYLSQKERQKALLIAKSLKKAAKMVQSGVIDAEEIKKRMYDILEPIKLDYVEIVDREFNQIDQIKIGDTIILVAGYVGSTRLIDNIWI, encoded by the coding sequence ATGAAGCTGGTGCACTCTCCTCAAGAGCTTAAAAGTTTAAGAAAAACTCTCAAAGGAAGTGTAGGTTTTGTACCTACTATGGGTGCTCTGCATGAGGGACATCTTTCTTTGATTAAGCGATCAAAACTTGAAAATGATCATACTATCGTCTCAATATTTGTCAATCCTACCCAGTTTTTGCCAGGTGAAGATTTTGAAAAGTATCCAAGACGCTACGAAGCGGATAAAAAAATCTGTGAAATAGCTGGGGTAGATCTGCTCTTTATGCCAACCCCACAGGATATGTATGAAAAGGATGAGGTAGGTATGTATGCACCAAAAATCAAAGGATATATCTTAGAGGGACATTTTCGACCAGGACATTTTGATGGGGTTTTGCAAGTAGTCAATAAGCTGCTCCATATCACCAATCCCACACGCGCTTATTTTGGCAAAAAGGATGCCCAGCAGCTTTATTTGGTACAAAAAATGGTGCGAGAGTTCTTTCTCGATACGCAAATTGTGCCTTGCGATATTGTTAGAGACCAAGATGGATTGGCTCTTAGCAGTCGCAATGTCTATCTATCCCAAAAGGAGCGACAAAAAGCGCTTCTCATTGCAAAATCTTTAAAAAAAGCTGCAAAAATGGTACAAAGCGGTGTAATAGATGCCGAAGAGATCAAGAAGCGGATGTACGATATTTTAGAGCCGATTAAGCTTGATTATGTTGAAATAGTAGATAGGGAATTTAATCAAATTGACCAAATCAAGATAGGTGATACGATAATATTAGTTGCCGGCTATGTTGGCTCAACACGATTAATAGATAATATATGGATATAG
- a CDS encoding FtsW/RodA/SpoVE family cell cycle protein translates to MDRKLFYIAAAIMILSIFSAYSLTTYTILFFNYSQYHFFIRQLVFALFAILLMWGVAQLDPDKWGNKLGVGLFLLFFTLMLLMSVLPHSLVTAVGGAKRWIHIGPVSIAPVEFFKVGFIFFLAWSFTRKFDRTQRVRKLWNEIKLIAPYLFIFIVAVVSIAIFQNDIGQVMVLGATLAFMFVLGGRSLKLFFILVFMAIGMFILFVSISAHRIARIKMWWASAQNYLLSYMPSWMAQELKLDNAKESYQIVNSLHAIHHGGILGQGLGNGQLKLGFLSEVHTDFVLAGLTEELGFIGVAAIMFLYLLLIQRLLRIANKSQNMTISLFSAGVAMLIGFSLLINSFGISSIAPIKGIAVPMLSYGGSSIVANALALGMVLMFSKKVRV, encoded by the coding sequence ATGGATAGAAAACTCTTCTACATTGCTGCGGCAATTATGATTCTTAGCATTTTCAGTGCTTATTCACTTACAACTTATACTATTTTGTTTTTTAATTACTCCCAATACCATTTCTTCATACGCCAACTTGTTTTTGCTCTCTTTGCAATACTTCTCATGTGGGGCGTCGCCCAGCTTGATCCTGATAAGTGGGGCAATAAACTAGGAGTTGGACTCTTTTTGCTCTTTTTTACGCTCATGCTGCTCATGAGTGTACTGCCCCACTCGCTTGTCACAGCTGTAGGTGGAGCGAAGCGGTGGATTCATATAGGGCCAGTGAGCATTGCACCTGTGGAGTTTTTCAAAGTTGGTTTTATCTTCTTTCTTGCTTGGAGTTTTACTCGCAAATTTGACCGCACACAAAGAGTACGAAAACTCTGGAATGAGATCAAACTCATAGCACCCTATCTCTTTATTTTCATAGTTGCAGTTGTCTCTATCGCAATATTCCAAAACGATATTGGACAGGTAATGGTACTTGGAGCGACCCTTGCATTTATGTTCGTTCTAGGTGGACGCAGTCTCAAGCTCTTCTTTATCTTGGTTTTTATGGCTATTGGAATGTTTATCCTCTTCGTCTCAATCTCAGCACATAGGATCGCACGTATTAAGATGTGGTGGGCAAGTGCACAAAACTACCTCCTCTCCTATATGCCAAGCTGGATGGCGCAAGAGCTCAAACTCGACAACGCAAAAGAGTCCTATCAGATAGTCAATTCCCTCCATGCTATTCATCATGGTGGCATACTTGGCCAAGGACTTGGCAATGGTCAACTCAAACTTGGATTCTTGAGTGAGGTGCATACAGACTTCGTCCTTGCCGGACTCACTGAAGAGCTTGGATTTATCGGAGTAGCTGCTATTATGTTTTTATATCTTCTCCTCATACAAAGGCTCCTGCGCATCGCAAATAAGTCGCAAAATATGACAATTTCTCTCTTTAGTGCAGGAGTAGCAATGCTCATAGGCTTTTCCCTTCTCATCAACTCTTTTGGAATCAGTTCAATTGCTCCTATCAAAGGAATTGCTGTACCGATGCTCAGCTACGGAGGAAGTTCCATTGTAGCTAATGCCCTCGCGCTTGGAATGGTGTTGATGTTTAGTAAAAAGGTGAGAGTGTGA